The genomic stretch TGATAGCGTAAGCCCCAAGCCTATGCGCTGACCAGTAAGAAGTGACATCACGTTTCTCTCATCCTCTTCTCTTCTcggtggctttgtttagttcacccccaaaattcaaaaactttttaagatttttctgtcacatcgaatcttgcggcatatgcatggaacattaaatataaacgaaaacaaaaactaactgcacaatttgactgtaaatcacgagataaatctttttagcctagttaatttataatcggataataattgctaaataaaaacaaaaatgctacagtaccgaaaactaaattttttttcaaaaaaaggcCTTACCAGCCACGGCTGCTGAATGGACTGCACTACACCCTCGTGTTTGCTCCTGCAGTTTCTGGTCACTGTATATGTTTGGTTCATTCTATTTTGTTAACATCTATTACATCGAATGTTTGACACATGTCAtgtatttacgaaactaaaaacataattagagagtaatttatgagataaatttttaaatctaattagtctatgattgtacACTAatatcaaataaaacgaaaatacaaACTTAAGAAAGGGTACCACTAGCAGcaacaaaaaaggaaaagggcTCTTGTTCCATCGGTAAAACAAAATTAGTTCCTTGGATTTAAGTTTTGCATTTTTATTAAAATGAAACACGGTTTAAGCGGTTGTATCAAGTTTCAACCTAGTGTCGAGGTTTTATTGAAAATGTGGATTTTGCAGCAAATCAAAATAGTAAAAGCGGTTGTATCGATCAATGTGGAGTTTCCATTTTCATTTTAAAGAAATTTAGAATTGATGCGTCTTTAACCTTTAGCTATTTACCTGCACCGTTAGGACCTTAGTTCTAAGGACCTTATCCCTGAAACATTATCTTATCTTCGTCTAATGAAACGGCAGCCGATAGCCTTACATTGAAAAATATCATCATTGAAAGAGATGTTAAAAAAAAGTCAGACAGCCATAAAAATAAACTGGAATATTCCCCACAATGTTTGTTAACATTGTGGCTGTTGGGCAACGGCCACATGTTTGGTTTGTCATTAAATCCTCTCATTTTTCTATGGATGGATTTTCCTCTTAGTTAAATGGTTTGTATTCGAAGAAAAAAATTGCACAAGCAACTCTAATTCTGAAAGCTGAATGGAGGCGGAAATGCTTAAATATAGTTAGGGATTTGTTTTTGCTACAGAAAATTTTGAGATTAAACTGAACTCGACTAACTTACTAATAGTGGCAAAACTATTGAAGATTAAAAGTTCACTCTTTGTTTCGCTCATTGAATGCCTATGAAAGTGAGATGTTTGTGACAGTAATGCAGGGCTATAAATCAATGAGACAACAATGCTCCAATCGATCCGATGCTTAAGGTATCCAAAAGCCTTTAAATTATAAAacgttttaatttttttaattatgtagCTTTCATTCTATACACAGATGACATTGTACCTAAGATATAAAATAAAGTAAAGTCCACCACCGATCTCTAAACTTGTATGATCGTGTTATCTCGGTCCCTAAATTCGCAAATCGACTGTTTAGATCTCCGAACTTGTTCatctgtgtcatctcggtcaTTAAACTTAGAAATCACCCGTTTATGTCCTCTaatttgttcagttgtgtcatccaAGTTTCTAAAGTTGGTTTTGAGCCTCATCTAGGTCAAAACAAAGCGATAtaaaaactttatatcaaaaaataattcataactttttcatatcaaCTCGAATGAAGACAACTTTATACCAAATTTGTAGTTCTCAACATAATCtttaactttgtagttgaaaagttttttatttgaagtcatttagtggtataaaatttaattttgaatttcaaaatctataaacttataaaaaaaatattttgggatcctaaacgattttaatttaaaaacttttcaactataaagttgtagattgcgttgctgcctacaattttgatataaagtttatctccatttgagttcatatgaaaggTTACGAGTTATTTttcaatatagagtttttagatgagaacaagtttgaggacctatatgAAAGATTTTTAAGTTTATGGACTAGGGTGACACAATCAAAtaagtttaggtacctaaataATTGTTTGTTCAGTCGTTTTGCAAGTTTAGAGACCGAGATGACACACCCATATAAATTTAGCGACCGGTGATGGACTTTACTCTATATattataataaatatatatttttttaaaaaagtagaACATCTCATAGTTGAAACAGAGGGAGTAGTTTTGACTTTTGAGGTCTCATCCGGTCCTGTTTTCAAACCCAGTCagacaaaagaaaaaagaggagaaaaaaaagggaaaactaCTAGCGCTAGAAGCAAAATCTTTCCCGGGGCAGCCGCAAAGGCCACGTCACCTCCTCGGCTTATCTCTCACTCGCATACGTGATCCATGCGTAGGCACTAGAGGCAGCAcagcctccctccctccctccccatTCCGAGTTCCGACTCCCACGCACACAAACACATCTCCCCTTCCCTTCCCCGCAACTACTCTCTACTCTCTACTACACGCttcaatctatctaagaaacagaCAGACCAGACCACGCACGCCGGCCGAAAACCAGAATTCTCCAAGCAATCCTGTCGCCAACCCCGGCCACACGGATCGGGGGCTGTCGTCTATTGCCGCCGGCGCCgatcgacgccgacgccgatggGCTCCGCCGATCGCAGCAAGGTACATCCATCAGTCGGCTCTCGCACGTCTCCGCTCTCTATCCCTTGCCACCATGCTCTGTGATCTCGGCCTGACCTCTCCTCCACCCGTCGTCGCTGCAGATCGATGGGATCGTGGTGGCGGAGAAAGGCGCCAGGAGCTGCGTCGAATGCCGCGCCACCACTACGCCCATGTGGCGCAGCGGCCCGACCGGGCCCAGGGTAAGCTCATGATCGCCCTCCCTCCTCTTGTTTGCTCGGCTCCATATAGCGTTCGTCCGGATAAGGCACCACCAGAATGGGGATTCCTCCTGGTCGCTGGATTCGCTGCTGATCTTGATCAACCTAGCTATTTATACACACACGACTCCGATAGTCCTGCAAATACTACTCGTTTTTATGTTGTGGTATAGGATAGGATATATGTGATCATCTACTTGTAACCTTCTTATATTACTGATTTTTTTTGTGCTGTCAATCCTGCCCGCTTAGTAGGGATATATATACACACCCCTTCTCGTGTGtgcttatgatgaacttgcttCTTTTTATGAGTAAgttcttttttttagataaaatgAATTAAGTTCTAATCAATaggaaagatatatatatgccaCTCTCAACAACATGGTACAAGTATGGAAGGGATTTTGTTTGTCTAAAAAAGCTGGATCCACGATGATCTGCTGATATCTTGTAGTGAATGTGGAATTAAAATTCGATCTAGTATAACACAGTACGATGCAATCGAGGTACCAAAGACCAAGTCAAATTGGTGCGCTCTTAGCAGTGTGTTCTAATCAGAGACAGCTATAGCTAAGGACGATCGAGCCACATTCCACCAAATCTAACCTGTGCGCCCAAGGTCTTCCAGTTTTTGAATTCCTTACGCAACAGGTTGACAGTACCATCAACGAGAGCTGTCACTCTGAGACAAGCATGCTTTTCGAGGGTCTATTCAGAGAAGTTTCCTCTTACTCTTACGGCCAAATGTTTGAAGTGGACTTGACAATGGAGGAACTATTTGCAATTAATTGAGATAAATGAAACCTGCTCTATTAATTTTTCATGTAATATTGCTTTCATATTCATCATATGGCAGTATTTTATTAACTGAATTAGGGATTACAAACATGTTCTTCGCAATCTGTAGTTACAAGACGTTTTGTTTGATTTGGGACAGGGAATGGTGAGTTGGGTTTTGGTGATCTATTGCTAATACGACTTGTCTTGTTGATATTTCTCTCTATTCAATTGAACTGCAACTTGGTAGTTAGGTGAGCTGTTCCTTCCAACAGTGCTAACCACCGAGCCAATGGTGTGCCGGGAGAAAGATACTTTATCCACTTTGATTCTCCTAGTAGCTTGATAATTTTTCATTTCTGTCCTCCACTTTTTCAATGTGCTTCCGCTGACCCGAATTGCGCACCAAGACATGACTTGTTACACTGTTTTTCAGGGTAATAAAATAACAAAGAGAATTGTTTATTTGGAAAAAAAACTTGATGCTTAATTTCACTTTCTGTTGGCAGTCACTTTGCAACGCTTGCGGGATTCGGTACCGAAAGAAGAGAAGGCAAGAGCTTGGCCTAGACCacaagcagcagcaacaacaaaatAATGGTGAGGCAAAGGCTGAAGTAAAAGACAGCTCTAGCAACAGCAGTAGCAGCGGGAGCAGCAACTTGCAGGTGGTGCAGAAACGGAGGCTCCTCATGGGAGTGGAGGAGGCTGCTTTTCTGCTGATGACCCTATCTTCGCCCACGTTCACATTGCTACATGGCTAAGAGCCCTCCAACACCAAATCAACAATGTACATACACAGACACACCAACCTTTGCACAGCCACTACCCAACGATTCCAGTCCAAATCATACAAAGTTACTCACACCTGTATGAGATAGGGAGGGAGGGGGCCTATCTCAGGATTGTGTGATCTTGTGATAGGCATGGGTTATTAGTGCCAACCTAATCACTCCATTGATCATCTTGTTCTCCTCTGTTTTCGCCGTACCCGTAGATCTTGATGTCAGCCATATCGGCTATGTGATTTGTGGTAGGCTCCATAATTCAGAGGTCTGTTGATCTCACTCCCCCACACATCTTTTTCTGTCCTTTTCTCTGTCTTTTTTATGTTCTCCCTCTTTTGGTTTTTGTATGTACTTTGATGTCGCCCCTTTGTGAGGGATGGGTGATCAAAAGGAGACGCCATCCCTCCTCATTCTGGAATAAAGTTCAAAATAATAAAGGATTTGAGATGTTTCATTTCAGTTAGTTTCAGTAAGTTTGTGTTGTTGTGTCATGAGCAAGAAAATGCTGGCCGGGGTCGGCATATGTAAAATCGTATATGGGTGCTGGTGGGTAAAGAATACAGAGATGAGTAAGTTCATTGACACTGAGCAGGACGTGTCTTATTGCAGGTAAATACTAGGTACTGAGAATGTGACGACGCGATTTATGTTTCGCAAGACACCTCGGAGAGCAGTTCTTAGTGACAGGCCCAAGGCAACCAGCACGCCGTCAAATCGGAACAGCTTCGAAAGTACGTGTTCCGGGATCAGGTATGACTTGAGCGTCCGGACAGGGCTACCACTGTTTGGACAGAACATTGCTCATTCGTGATTCGATTCACCATCGCAGTTGctgcacaaaaaaaaaaaggtagcGCAACTAAATTAAGCAAGCACGTGTTCCTTGCGCCACCGTTGGCGCGTACGGGAACATTGTTAGGGGGACCGCTGATTGCTTCCCGCATTGATCGTCTCCGTTGTCGAGCGCTCTGCTCTGGAGAAGCTGCGGAATTCAGAGCGTGTGCTTTGTGTCGTGTCGCAGAGCAGGTGGTGAGCGAGCCGGTAGGCCAGGCCGGGAGAGGAATTCAGCCTTGCCACCGTTGTCTGATCAAATGTTGACAAGTCCTAATTTATTTAGGAAAAGATCTAAATTACTCCCTCCACGTATTATGTTTGTCCATATAACCCCCTAAAGAATTTTTGGGTTTAGTTCTTCCCGGTGGTTTCACAAACCAGAGCACTTTTCACCTTTAATAGCTAATTAAAACAAGATTTGCCGAATCATGGCTGGTTTTGCCGATCTGGGTGCCATGCAAGCATACGATGTGGCAATGAGTTCTGCAGCCCACATAACCCCGTCCCTCTTCCCTACGGCCCAGTCCATATCATCTCTTCTCTAAATTTCTTCCGATGGTCTATGCCGCCGTCTCTGTTTTCCAGCGGCGCACAGTCATGATTCAAACTGACTTGATGCTTGCAGTGTAGAGGAGTTGattggcgacgacgacgacaaagTCGATGAGGTGTGTTCCTCTGCTCCTAACTGGATACAAAATTGATGTATTGTGGAGTTTACATGTCTACAACTAGGCTGGGTTGTTACGGTTGTAAATATGGGGTTTTGTAATGCGGATGAGATCAAGTTGGTGTGTGTCCTTAATTAATTGATTTATTAGAAGTGGTCTGTGCATTTCCTTGTGAATTACAACTTTATTATTGTGTCATATTTCTTGTCGATAGGGGTAATGGATCTGCTAGACATTTTTCAGGTTAGATTTCATTTTGGAGGCCAATTTGATTATGATGGGTTTACAGTGAACTATGTAGGTGGCTCTGTGGGGATGTCTTTTATAGAGAGGGACAGATTATTTTTTTTCGAAAACGTGCATTGGCACGTGTTGCTTTAAGGAAAAAGGGAAGTCTGAGTACAAGCACGTAAAGAACCATGGCGAGATGCCATGGGCTGACGGCCAAACACACTAACACAGAGCACCGGTTTTAACAGTGGAGCTTAACCGGTATACTAAGGAAAAGAACTATTCCGCTcaaagagagagggggagggggacaCTCTAGGAGATTAGGTGAACGAGTGGCGAGAGGAGCCGGTATCTTGCTGCCACCCACGATTCCATCTCTTCCTGGATGCGCTTTAGAAGCAAGGAGCAAGAACGGTAGGCGTCGTCGAACGTCCGCCTGTTGCGCTCCTTCCAGATTTCCCAGGTGACCAAAAGAACAATGGAGTCAAATGGCTTGCGCACATCGGCATGAATGACACTCCTTGTCTCCAGCCACCAATCCGCGAGTGTGCCGTCCGTGCCCGGGGCATGTTGCTGAAGGTTCGCGATGCTCAGCAGGCGGAACCATACCTCCCTAGTGTAGACGCAAGCGAGGAGAAGGTGGTCGGAAGTCTCGTCCTGCTGTCCACAGAGTGAACATACCGCCGTCTGCTGTAGTCCATGGCGTGCCCTTCTAGCTGCTGTCCAAAGCCGTCCATGAAGAGCCAGCTAGAAGAAGAACTTGACCTTGGGCGGCGCCTTGGTCTGCCACAGCTCCCTGGCTCCCAGAAGTGTGGTCGAGCCTGCAAAGAAGGCGCGGTATGCAGAAGAGCTGGAGTACTACCCATCAGAGGTCCATTTCCATGTGAACTTGTCGGCGACGCCCGGCGTGAGGGTCACCGCACGCAGCCTATCGTCCACCTGAACAATTTCCAGCATGATCTGCTGTGTCTTGGAACCAGAAATGTCTCGCACCCATCGTTCACCTTCCATCGCTGCGCGTACTGTGCGCCTCCGGCTGCGCAAGAAGGGGGGGGTGATTTCGAAATTGTCCAGAGTTTTTTATTGGGGGGGGGGACAGATTATCACTACCAGAATGCTATTCCATTGAGCAATACAATAGGATCTATGATCATTTCATGATGCAATGGAGGGGCTGCACCAGTGGCCCCTGGACCCACGCAAACCAAAGCCTCGATGCAAGGCAGgccaaaaaaaagagagaagagaacaaGGTGAACCTGCCAAGTAATTGATGGAGGATTAGTGCCCCTATCGACAAGTGTCGGCATCTTGTTCGCGTAAACAGGTTCCCGTTCACTTTTCTTATGCCAGCCAAGCCATGACTTTTGAGACCAGCAAACAGTGGTGTTATTAGTCTGTTCCGGTAATTGATGGAGGACTCATGCTTGATTTTGCAATTTGGCTAAAAAATTCAAACCTAAATGATGGGGGCAAATATAACTATTTCCTTCCAAAATCTGCGTTTTCCAGGGTTCCTACTTCCCACTTCCTAGCTAGAATGCTCAACTGTTGTGTGGACAGCTGGTACTGTGGTAGACATTGGGGCATGACGACAAGGAGTACGAGTGAatatatcaaatacaaatacaaGATACCAAATTCCAACATATATCTAATATCTGGCAATCTAATCGGATATAGAAAACTGATATCCAAAAGAATATCCGACAAATATTGAAATGTTGTATTTTGTTAATCATCTAACTAAAGTTATATTTATTGAGTATGAATATtgaggaaaggaaaaaaaaatctacatCAGTTCTCAGCGATCAGTCGTTGTTGCTAAACCATTCGTTGGTGTTGTTGAGATGATAGCAGCCTGGGTATTTTAATAGTGAGTGTCTTAACATGTCATGACACCATCAAGGCTTTTCAGCCAAATGAACACATGGCGTTACAGCCTTGTGAGGCAGACTAAGGGCGCGTTCGGTTGAGGTGGAATCCACCAGGAATTGTTCCAAAGAGTTCAAAGGGTATACAAATTAGCTAAGCAATCCTGGTAGGAATAAATCCAGGGGATGATTCCCTGCCATCCGATCGAGCCCTAAAGCTTTCCTCCTACAGCTGCACAGTTTGACACATACTGCATGCATGTTGATCTACTACCTTAGCCTTTTTTCCCccctatatattatttattgtgatgtattatttatatttattttgattCTTGTGCTTATGCATTCAACATTCAAAcgtttatatcttttatatttttctttcttttatatataatttattttagttttctacatttatttttcatgtattttgtggtaataataaaatatttaataCTTATAGAATTTGTTTTGACTTTTGGTGTTCTGAGTTAGATACGAATGTGGATTGACTCTTTGATGTGAATATCTATGTAATAAAAATAGAATGCCATGTGCATCGAATACTAAAAAGATTTTAGAGGTCAGTCATTGTCTGAAAATCCACATCGTTGTTGATGCTGCTCAAAAAGGAGAATCCGGTTGCAAGTATATTTATAGTCTATATCACGGGATCAAAAATACTCATGGTGATTACTTTCATGCTAGATTCCAGTTGCGACACTGGCAGTGGACAAATGCAAGGGAAGCCATGTAATCGCCGGACCTACACAGAGAATTGGATCGACTTAGCATACATCCATTAATTTATACCATACTTATTTAGCACAGCATACATATAGACAGAGAGAAAGAGGGAGGCAGGCCAAACCTCGATCCATACGGCGACTTGCATGCTGCAACAATGCGAGATTTTGCCATATCTCCATCTTTCTGCTCAGCATCAATTGTAGCTAGTAATTAACTTGGCACTAATAATGATACAAAGAAAGGGGAGATATTTGCCTATATTAAATTGGTATTCTCTTGGTTCCAAATTATATATAATTCACTTTGGGATTTAGCTTTGTTCTAAATTTCTCTAAGTTTCACCacgtttttagaaaaatatattgatattaataagttcaaaaaaattctCTATCAAAATACATTGTATGGAAAAATCTAAAGAAACAAATTTGATTTCCAGATGTTAGTGAACTTTGCTACAACTTTAGCCAAATTTATAGAGGTTTGATTTAATACAAAACCAAAATAAACTACAATTTGCAAAGGAGGGATTAACAATGAATGAATATAAGATATTATTAAATTTGATGCTGAAAGGTTTTCCTCTTTAGCATATTTGCTGCATGAATGAAGTGTTCAGATGGATTGTAAACGAAAGTATGCTTCCTAGTGAAGTAGAAATTGGAAGATATATCTATCATGCAACTAGTGAAGAAAATCTAATCAAGATAAATCAAATCACATATttgtataatatttttttaacacAGAAACTACAATATTG from Sorghum bicolor cultivar BTx623 chromosome 3, Sorghum_bicolor_NCBIv3, whole genome shotgun sequence encodes the following:
- the LOC110433298 gene encoding GATA transcription factor 23-like; protein product: MGSADRSKIDGIVVAEKGARSCVECRATTTPMWRSGPTGPRSLCNACGIRYRKKRRQELGLDHKQQQQQNNGEAKAEVKDSSSNSSSSGSSNLQVVQKRRLLMGVEEAAFLLMTLSSPTFTLLHG